One genomic window of Psychrobacillus sp. INOP01 includes the following:
- a CDS encoding S1 RNA-binding domain-containing protein: MIGTASGEIVKLQVKEQDGSKWVLTYDGMDIPLNASEAPEDLEVGGTIEAFLFVDRRGNLSATTQLPSIQKGTYGWARVIKVADREGVFVDIGTSKEVQVKEDDLPKIKELWPAVGDHLYMTLRTDKDGELFGRLATEDRVEELYIDAPTTLFNQNLQARAYRLLPVGTFLLSVPENYRIFVHESERLNEPRLGEDLTVRIIDVKEDGSLNGSLLPRRHERLEDDAESIFRYLNDVGGKMPFTDKSSPDEIQEMFSMSKAAFKRALGKLMKDKKIVQEDGWTQLKM, encoded by the coding sequence TTGATAGGAACAGCATCAGGAGAAATAGTAAAGTTACAAGTGAAAGAACAAGACGGATCGAAATGGGTTTTAACATATGATGGAATGGACATTCCGTTAAATGCATCTGAGGCTCCAGAGGACTTAGAGGTTGGTGGCACAATTGAAGCATTCTTGTTTGTGGACAGACGAGGGAATCTATCTGCCACAACGCAGCTTCCATCTATTCAAAAAGGCACATACGGTTGGGCTCGTGTTATTAAAGTAGCTGATAGAGAAGGTGTATTTGTCGATATCGGTACGTCCAAGGAAGTTCAGGTTAAAGAGGACGATCTACCGAAAATTAAAGAATTATGGCCGGCTGTTGGTGATCATTTATATATGACTCTTCGTACAGATAAAGATGGTGAGTTATTCGGACGTTTAGCTACCGAGGATAGAGTAGAGGAGTTATATATAGACGCTCCAACGACATTATTCAATCAGAATCTTCAAGCGCGTGCGTATCGTTTGCTACCTGTAGGTACTTTTTTGTTAAGCGTTCCAGAAAACTATCGTATTTTTGTGCATGAGTCAGAACGACTAAATGAACCAAGACTAGGGGAAGATTTGACTGTTCGAATTATTGATGTGAAAGAGGATGGATCATTGAATGGTTCACTACTACCACGTAGACATGAACGTTTAGAGGACGATGCAGAATCTATATTCCGTTATTTAAATGATGTCGGCGGTAAAATGCCATTTACAGATAAGTCATCTCCAGATGAAATTCAAGAAATGTTCAGCATGAGTAAAGCGGCGTTCAAACGTGCCCTAGGCAAACTGATGAAAGATAAAAAAATTGTTCAAGAAGATGGTTGGACACAATTGAAAATGTAA
- the mntR gene encoding transcriptional regulator MntR codes for MPTPSMEDHIEQIYLLIEQKGYARVSDIAEALSVLPSSVTKMVQKLDKDGFLIYEKYRGLTLTAKGMKLGKRLVKRHELLENFLRIIGVKEENIYNDVEGIEHHLSWNSIDRIADLVLFLEENPALQSKLLELQDRDSE; via the coding sequence ATGCCAACACCAAGCATGGAAGACCATATCGAACAAATTTATTTGTTAATCGAGCAGAAAGGGTATGCTCGTGTGTCTGATATTGCAGAAGCATTGTCTGTATTACCATCTTCCGTAACAAAAATGGTTCAAAAATTAGATAAAGATGGCTTCTTAATATATGAAAAGTATCGAGGACTAACTCTTACCGCAAAAGGGATGAAACTTGGCAAGAGATTGGTGAAAAGACATGAACTTTTAGAAAATTTCTTACGGATCATTGGTGTGAAGGAAGAGAATATTTACAATGATGTAGAAGGAATCGAACATCATTTAAGTTGGAACTCCATCGACCGTATTGCAGATTTAGTATTATTTTTAGAAGAGAATCCAGCATTACAGTCAAAGCTTTTGGAATTACAAGACAGGGATAGTGAGTAA
- a CDS encoding late competence development ComFB family protein has protein sequence MLTNVMQEIVHSLVSVLMRGPEYQTFCKCEQCERDIIALSLNTLPAHYVTTEKGRNAVFERLNTKENLEWINKRIIHSIYVVGKYPHRH, from the coding sequence TTGCTTACGAATGTGATGCAAGAAATAGTTCATAGTCTTGTCAGTGTATTGATGAGAGGTCCGGAATACCAAACCTTCTGCAAATGTGAACAATGCGAGCGAGATATTATCGCATTGAGTTTAAATACATTACCGGCGCATTACGTTACAACAGAAAAAGGAAGAAACGCCGTTTTCGAACGCTTAAATACAAAAGAAAACTTAGAATGGATCAATAAAAGAATTATCCACTCCATTTACGTTGTGGGAAAATACCCGCATCGCCACTAG
- a CDS encoding lmo0937 family membrane protein codes for MGKILWGIIVVLIVLWLLGLVLKIGGGLIHALLIIAGIIFVVQLITGKRSV; via the coding sequence ATGGGTAAAATTTTATGGGGAATAATCGTCGTATTAATCGTACTTTGGTTACTTGGTTTAGTATTGAAGATTGGCGGAGGACTTATTCACGCACTATTAATTATTGCAGGTATTATTTTTGTTGTTCAATTAATCACTGGAAAAAGATCAGTGTAA
- a CDS encoding GNAT family N-acetyltransferase, translating into MKLTEWTMEEQEQLIHFMTTNSWPYHGNSHPARELIEKTIEEGGYQSDEVKTFWIENEANEKVGFVKIYDLQDEIPLFDLRIADHARGSGYGPNALKLVAEYVFQLPEAKIRLEGHTRQDNFAMRKTFERAGFVKEAQLRQAWFSPKEDSYYDAVTYGLTREDFLKGTATPVKWDEDFHKPLPVKEELSFPEEFYTERLLIRAPKVEDAEEIWKAVINSDSALKEWMPWAQKKQSLEQITTNMRQAVADFITRKDLRLQLYLRDTDEFVGASGLHRIDWDVRKFEIGYWIDSKFEGKGLMTEACERITQFAFEELHANRVEIRCDSENVRSRSVAERSGYTLEGILQKDSLSADGKKLRDTCIYAKVRQSQESI; encoded by the coding sequence ATGAAGCTTACGGAATGGACAATGGAAGAACAAGAGCAGCTAATCCACTTTATGACGACAAATAGTTGGCCCTATCATGGAAACTCACACCCAGCAAGGGAGCTAATAGAGAAAACGATTGAAGAGGGTGGATATCAATCGGATGAAGTGAAAACCTTTTGGATTGAAAACGAAGCAAATGAAAAAGTTGGGTTCGTTAAAATTTATGATTTACAAGATGAGATTCCCCTTTTTGACTTGCGTATTGCTGATCATGCTAGGGGTAGCGGCTATGGACCAAATGCATTAAAGCTTGTAGCAGAATATGTATTCCAACTGCCAGAAGCAAAAATTCGTTTAGAAGGTCATACACGACAAGATAATTTCGCGATGCGAAAAACGTTTGAGCGAGCTGGATTTGTAAAGGAAGCTCAACTACGACAAGCTTGGTTTTCACCTAAAGAGGATTCCTACTATGATGCAGTAACATATGGTCTGACGAGAGAGGATTTCTTAAAAGGGACTGCCACTCCGGTGAAATGGGATGAAGATTTTCATAAACCTTTACCTGTTAAAGAAGAGCTTTCTTTTCCTGAGGAATTTTACACGGAGCGTTTGTTGATACGTGCACCTAAAGTGGAAGACGCCGAGGAAATTTGGAAGGCGGTAATCAATTCGGATTCAGCATTAAAAGAATGGATGCCATGGGCGCAAAAAAAACAGTCATTGGAGCAGATAACTACTAATATGCGCCAAGCGGTTGCGGATTTTATAACCCGAAAGGATTTACGACTTCAGTTATATTTAAGAGACACAGATGAGTTTGTAGGTGCTTCTGGATTACATCGAATAGATTGGGATGTTCGTAAATTTGAAATTGGCTATTGGATCGATAGCAAGTTTGAAGGAAAAGGTTTAATGACAGAAGCCTGTGAACGTATTACCCAATTTGCATTTGAGGAATTACATGCCAATCGAGTAGAAATTCGTTGTGATAGTGAAAATGTCCGAAGCCGCTCTGTTGCAGAAAGGTCTGGATATACATTGGAAGGCATACTGCAAAAAGATTCTTTATCTGCGGATGGGAAAAAGCTGAGGGATACATGCATATACGCCAAAGTTAGGCAATCGCAAGAGTCCATCTAA
- a CDS encoding heavy metal translocating P-type ATPase, translated as MGKAVKQEYRLENLSCANCAMKFENNIKNLPEVEDATVNFGASKVSVIGKATIEDIEKAGAFDGIKVTTVKKRQIEKVPFFKRKENVLTVISFVFLVIGIIASFAFEESHPLAIGLFIVSILVGGFDLFRGGLVNLSRFYFDMKTLMTIAIIGAAIIGEWREGAVVVFLFAVSEALEAYSMNKARQSISQLMDIAPPTATIRKNGKLVEVDTDFIQINDVLIVKPGQKIAMDGVVLKGTSAVNQASITGESVPVMKSIDDEVFAGTLNEEGSLEVKVTKRVEDTTIAKIIHLVEEAQAEKAPSQKFVDKFAKYYTPAIIVIAILVAIVPPLFGADWQTWIYQGLAVLVVGCPCALVVSTPVAIVTAIGNAAKQGVLIKGGIHLEEIGRLQAIAFDKTGTLTKGYPEVTHVEAEVPKEFIQKVMSIETYSQHPLAQSIVKYGAKEHIHRVEIEQFHSVTGKGTEGVVDGTKWSVGSVSWISSISNVSTEVITRIEQLQTEGNTVMLASADGVYQGFIAVADPIRATSKNVLEKLKKAGIQHTVMLTGDDKRTANAIAAKLGMTDIEAGLMPEQKLSAIKALKDKYGTVAMVGDGVNDSPALAAATVGIAMGGAGTDAALETADVALMGDDLEKLPYTIRLSRKALHIIKENIMFALGLKVIALLLIIPGWLTLWIAIFADMGATLLVVLNSLRLIKVNK; from the coding sequence ATGGGGAAAGCAGTTAAGCAAGAATATCGGTTAGAAAATCTTTCATGTGCCAATTGTGCCATGAAATTTGAAAATAATATTAAAAATCTTCCTGAGGTAGAGGATGCCACGGTTAATTTTGGTGCATCTAAAGTATCCGTCATTGGAAAAGCAACGATAGAGGATATTGAAAAAGCTGGAGCATTCGATGGCATAAAGGTGACAACTGTCAAAAAACGTCAAATTGAAAAAGTTCCTTTTTTCAAAAGAAAAGAAAATGTCTTAACGGTTATTTCTTTTGTTTTTTTAGTAATAGGGATTATCGCATCATTTGCATTTGAGGAATCACACCCGCTCGCAATAGGATTATTTATCGTTTCTATATTAGTGGGAGGCTTTGATTTATTTAGAGGTGGGCTAGTTAATTTATCTCGTTTTTATTTCGATATGAAGACGCTTATGACGATTGCTATTATTGGAGCAGCGATTATTGGGGAATGGCGCGAGGGTGCTGTAGTAGTATTCTTATTCGCTGTCAGTGAGGCATTAGAAGCCTACTCGATGAATAAAGCGCGTCAGTCAATCAGTCAATTAATGGATATTGCACCACCGACTGCAACCATACGCAAAAATGGGAAGTTAGTAGAGGTTGATACAGATTTTATACAGATAAATGATGTGCTAATTGTAAAACCAGGACAAAAAATTGCGATGGATGGAGTTGTATTAAAAGGTACTTCTGCAGTGAATCAAGCATCAATTACCGGTGAGTCAGTGCCAGTCATGAAGTCGATAGATGATGAAGTTTTTGCTGGTACATTAAATGAAGAAGGGTCACTTGAAGTAAAAGTGACAAAGCGTGTGGAAGACACAACAATAGCAAAAATCATCCATCTTGTTGAAGAAGCACAGGCAGAAAAAGCACCATCTCAAAAGTTTGTAGATAAGTTTGCGAAGTATTATACACCTGCCATTATAGTCATTGCTATATTAGTGGCTATAGTTCCTCCGCTGTTCGGAGCAGATTGGCAAACATGGATTTACCAAGGACTTGCGGTTTTAGTAGTAGGCTGTCCATGTGCATTAGTAGTTTCCACTCCAGTTGCCATAGTGACAGCAATCGGAAATGCAGCAAAACAGGGCGTATTGATCAAAGGTGGTATCCACTTAGAGGAAATTGGTCGACTTCAAGCAATTGCATTTGACAAAACAGGCACGCTAACAAAAGGGTATCCAGAGGTCACACATGTAGAGGCTGAAGTTCCGAAAGAGTTTATTCAAAAAGTAATGTCTATCGAAACTTACTCTCAGCATCCTCTGGCGCAGTCTATTGTAAAATATGGTGCAAAAGAGCATATTCATCGTGTAGAAATCGAGCAATTCCATTCTGTCACTGGTAAAGGGACAGAGGGTGTAGTTGACGGAACAAAATGGTCAGTCGGAAGTGTTAGTTGGATTTCCTCTATAAGCAATGTTTCAACCGAAGTCATTACTAGAATTGAGCAGCTGCAAACGGAAGGGAATACTGTCATGCTTGCATCAGCAGATGGTGTATATCAAGGGTTTATAGCTGTAGCAGATCCAATACGCGCAACAAGTAAAAACGTACTTGAAAAGCTGAAAAAAGCAGGTATACAACATACTGTAATGCTAACAGGAGATGATAAACGCACTGCAAACGCCATCGCAGCGAAGCTTGGAATGACGGATATAGAGGCGGGGCTAATGCCAGAGCAAAAACTTTCTGCTATAAAAGCCTTAAAAGATAAGTACGGGACGGTTGCAATGGTTGGAGATGGTGTCAATGATTCTCCTGCATTAGCAGCAGCAACTGTTGGTATTGCAATGGGCGGAGCAGGAACAGACGCGGCACTTGAAACAGCAGACGTGGCTTTAATGGGCGATGACCTAGAAAAGTTGCCTTATACAATCCGATTAAGTCGAAAAGCATTGCATATTATTAAAGAAAATATTATGTTTGCTTTAGGATTAAAAGTAATTGCACTGCTCCTCATTATTCCTGGATGGTTAACTTTATGGATTGCTATCTTTGCAGATATGGGGGCTACATTATTAGTAGTGCTGAATTCTTTACGACTTATAAAGGTAAATAAATAG
- a CDS encoding metalloregulator ArsR/SmtB family transcription factor, with translation MQAKDMCEVTKVHEDVVISVKKQMPELVKAAQIFKALADETRLKIAYALTIEEELCVCDVGEIIGSSTATASHHLRFLRDLSLAKSQRKGKLVYYSLADHHVNALVKLAYEHAIEEGEEDGESS, from the coding sequence ATGCAAGCGAAAGATATGTGTGAAGTAACAAAGGTACATGAAGATGTAGTAATTTCCGTGAAGAAGCAAATGCCAGAATTAGTGAAGGCTGCTCAAATTTTCAAAGCCCTAGCAGATGAAACAAGATTAAAAATAGCGTATGCCTTAACAATAGAGGAAGAGCTTTGCGTTTGTGATGTTGGAGAAATTATAGGTTCATCTACAGCGACAGCATCTCACCATTTACGATTTTTACGTGATTTATCTCTAGCCAAATCACAGCGCAAGGGAAAACTAGTCTATTATTCGTTAGCAGACCATCATGTGAATGCGTTAGTAAAACTCGCATATGAACATGCGATAGAAGAGGGTGAAGAGGATGGGGAAAGCAGTTAA
- a CDS encoding PadR family transcriptional regulator, whose amino-acid sequence MAIQIYILSKLMKDNSYPYKLKKELSEPIPLDKLGGLTESKLYYHFETLAKKGLIESFETIKEENRPDKQVFAITAKGREELPKKIYQLFETADTISEMLVGIASIEYVERDKVVEILEKKLDNYIERWEQITNYDTHVQVGNDKEKLLELIGGYMETKVEHATFWLKELIKRIQQNEI is encoded by the coding sequence ATGGCAATCCAAATTTATATTTTGAGTAAACTGATGAAGGATAACAGTTATCCATATAAACTAAAAAAAGAGCTTTCAGAGCCAATTCCATTGGATAAGCTTGGGGGATTAACAGAAAGCAAACTGTATTATCATTTCGAAACGTTAGCTAAAAAAGGTTTAATCGAATCATTTGAAACTATTAAAGAAGAAAATAGACCAGATAAGCAAGTATTTGCTATTACTGCAAAAGGTCGTGAAGAATTACCGAAAAAAATTTATCAGTTGTTTGAAACTGCAGATACGATTAGTGAAATGCTCGTTGGCATCGCAAGTATTGAATATGTAGAACGTGATAAAGTAGTAGAAATACTAGAAAAGAAATTGGATAATTATATTGAACGTTGGGAACAGATTACAAATTATGATACGCACGTGCAAGTAGGTAACGATAAAGAAAAACTTTTGGAACTTATTGGTGGATATATGGAGACAAAAGTAGAACATGCAACTTTTTGGCTAAAAGAATTAATTAAACGTATTCAACAAAATGAAATTTAA
- a CDS encoding YhgE/Pip domain-containing protein produces MKFVEFLKTKGAIASIFMAIFYAVAMLGIFLPGYTAIPGNIDQLPVAIVNDDEGEYGKMIAKNLGEQLPFEEIQTDITNKVALKELEKNDIALVVHIPKTFSADMENGEISSSIDFTVNEAGATVVSSTMTSIVTEINNQLSAQFSQQTAQGVLMNFNVPEEQAVEMADMIENSYVGNFITINEVPDGMHNNMLPMFLTMAGYTGAMIGAMQLVGSFKASRGKASKTRLFIYVQLTALLIGVVSSLAAAGVTYLVNEPSGDILLSLLAHQVLNYMVAFNFTAIFIFLIGEGGMILNLPILLIQTLANGATISRDMMYAPYEWMSYISPMYYSVQAYFASMYGSISPAPYIWGMIAVGLGAMLINMFIVWIFHKPLPVTELEANVKVENEKVSTEVIA; encoded by the coding sequence ATATTTTATGCAGTTGCCATGTTAGGTATTTTCTTGCCAGGTTATACAGCTATACCAGGGAATATTGATCAATTACCGGTAGCCATTGTTAATGATGATGAAGGTGAATATGGTAAAATGATCGCAAAAAATCTAGGAGAGCAACTACCATTTGAAGAAATCCAAACAGATATAACAAATAAAGTAGCATTAAAAGAATTAGAAAAAAATGATATAGCTTTAGTTGTACATATCCCTAAAACATTCTCAGCGGATATGGAAAACGGAGAAATATCCTCAAGTATTGACTTTACGGTTAACGAGGCTGGAGCAACAGTTGTTTCTTCAACAATGACTTCGATTGTAACAGAAATTAATAACCAACTAAGTGCACAGTTTTCACAACAAACAGCACAAGGTGTGTTAATGAATTTTAACGTTCCCGAAGAACAAGCTGTTGAAATGGCGGATATGATTGAGAACTCCTATGTAGGAAATTTCATAACAATTAATGAAGTTCCAGATGGTATGCATAATAATATGCTACCGATGTTCTTAACGATGGCTGGTTATACAGGTGCAATGATCGGTGCAATGCAGTTAGTTGGATCATTTAAAGCGAGCCGTGGGAAAGCTAGTAAAACTCGGTTATTTATATATGTACAATTAACAGCATTATTAATTGGAGTTGTGTCTTCACTTGCTGCTGCTGGTGTTACATATTTAGTAAATGAGCCAAGTGGCGACATATTACTAAGTCTTCTAGCCCACCAAGTATTGAATTACATGGTAGCGTTTAATTTCACTGCAATTTTCATATTTCTAATAGGTGAAGGCGGTATGATTTTAAATCTACCGATTTTATTAATACAAACATTAGCGAATGGGGCCACTATCTCGCGTGACATGATGTACGCACCGTATGAATGGATGAGCTACATTTCACCAATGTATTATTCTGTACAAGCGTATTTTGCCAGTATGTATGGTAGCATAAGCCCAGCACCCTACATTTGGGGAATGATAGCTGTTGGTTTAGGGGCAATGTTGATTAATATGTTCATCGTGTGGATTTTCCACAAACCTTTACCAGTAACGGAATTAGAAGCAAACGTCAAAGTAGAAAATGAAAAGGTTAGTACTGAAGTAATAGCCTAG